In Fusarium falciforme chromosome 10, complete sequence, a single genomic region encodes these proteins:
- a CDS encoding Zn(2)-C6 fungal-type domain-containing protein has protein sequence MFKRSNAQGPSRVSRAERKITISESYLKKLEADSKRLRAVTQNPTPESEQSFNTPFDDNETEDEPPSLSKEESNLFNPLFDRQPEKPVHERSSEPGFIGEASCAAFSNRLMSCLDDTYTPSSAGLSNYYRLNTHGRMPPEEGPEFPERMHVKLLLNVARRFIGNYHPLFLEVTFMREIDAVYRRELMPSTLWLCKFYALMALGEIYTHRRGVGDNNRVPGTDYYVRAVNLLQENQDAYEEPSLMQVEVLTLLAWASNILGRIRTAYCYSGIAMRLAQSLGMHRSASRHTTLTPVERESRRRTWWVLYFFDRFSASKLGQPITVRDEDIDVEMPSMDGLTREEMAEFLDPQNLIINIKLARIIGNILTHIYGIPKATNGLYIHQVHGILKQLRAWNDELPPEMRIKERGTPRPVASLHLAYNQCIIQTTRPVLLHLFKMQFQLGSKVREDVPPRQSVSSITLALAESCVNAAQASSRIVEGLFLDGSMATFGYWDAHHIFSAAMILIMSAVMKPTAVNSDHLETLLSVLRSLKTDGNIPAVDFCERLSQIQAGVSNLRATGRLDPVCIEKPPVAGQVDATPNATMDAGHHLQATMNMPSGAGGDLGIINYANVDVLGNPLLGSFLDGNQVQWLDALFSENGTWKEFASEIEEQFQFGA, from the exons ATGTTCAAAAGATCAAATGCTCAGGGACCCAGCCGTGTCAGTCGTGC GGAGCGAAAGATTACAATCTCCGAAAG CtacctcaagaagctcgaggcaGACAGCAAACGACTACGTGCAGTTACTCAGAACCCAACACCCGAGAGCGAGCAGAGCTTCAACACCCCTTTCGACGATAACGAGACCGAGGACGAACCCCCATCGCTGTCTAAAGAGGAGAGCAATCTTTTCAATCCCCTATTCGATCGTCAACCAGAGAAGCCCGTTCATGAGCGTTCATCAGAGCCAGGCTTCATCGGAGAAGCATCATGTGCTGCCTTTAGTAACCGACTCATGTCGTGCCTAGACGACACCTACACACCGTCCTCAGCCGGCTTATCCAACTACTATCGTCTGAATACACATGGTCGAATGCCTCCAGAAGAAGGCCCCGAGTTTCCTGAGCGGATGCACGTCAAGCTCCTGTTGAACGTTGCTCGACGCTTCATTGGCAATTACCATCCTCTATTTCTAGAAGTCACGTTCATGCGAGAGATTGATGCTGTATATCGACGGGAGCTGATGCCCTCGACACTATGGCTATGCAAGTTCTACGCTCTGATGGCTCTGGGGGAGATCTACACACATAGAAGAGGCGTCGGTGACAACAACAGAGTGCCCGGCACAGACTATTATGTGCGGGCAGTGAACTTGCTCCAAGAGAATCAAGACGCCTATGAGGAACCCTCTCTGATGCAGGTCGAGGTTCTGACGTTATTG GCATGGGCGTCCAATATTCTCGGTCGAATCAGAACTGCATACTGCTATAGTGGCATCGCCATGAGGCTTGCTCAGAGTCTAGGCATGCATCGGTCCGCTTCAAGACATACAACTCTCACCCCGGTCGAACGAGAAAGCCGTCGGCGAACGTGGTGGGTGCTTTACTTCTTTGACCGATTCTCGGCCTCGAAGCTTGGTCAACCCATCACGGTCAGAGACGAGGATATCGACGTCGAGATGCCAAGTATGGACGGTCTGACAAGGGAAGAGATGGCAGAATTCTTGGACCCCCAGAACCTCATTATCAACATCAAGCTCGCGCGAATTATCGGGAACATCC TGACACATATCTACGGTATACCGAAAGCTACGAACGGGCTCTATATCCATCAGGTACATGGCATCTTGAAACAACTTCGAGCATGGAACGACGAGCTGCCGCCTGAAATGCGAATCAAAGAACGAGGCACGCCTCGACCTGTCGCAAGTCTTCATCTTGCCTACAACCAATGCATCATCCAAACAACCCGCCCTGTCCTTTTACATCTCTTCAAGATGCAATTCCAGTTGGGTTCCAAGGTGCGAGAGGATGTGCCCCCACGCCAGAGCGTCTCTTCTATTACCTTGGCTTTGGCAGAGAGCTGTGTGAATGCGGCCCAAGCATCAAGCCGAATCGTCGAAGGCCTGTTCCTTGATGGTTCAATGGCTACTTTTGGGTACTGGGATGCACATCACATCTTTTCAGCGGCCATGATTCTGATCATGTCGGCCGTTATGAAGCCAACGGCTGTCAACTCGGATCATCTCGAAACCCTGCTGAGCGTGCTTCGGTCGCTCAAGACTGATGGAAACATTCCTGCTGTCGACTTTTGCGAGAGGTTATCGCAAATTCAGGCAGGAGTCTCGAACCTGAGAGCCACTGGTCGACTAGACCCCGTATGCATCGAGAAGCCTCCGGTTGCTGGTCAAGTGGATGCAACGCCAAATGCTACGATGGATGCAGGACATCACTTGCAAGCGACCATGAACATGCCGAGCGGTGCAGGAGGAGATTTGGGTATCATTAACTATGCTAATGTCGACGTTCTCGGCAATCCTCTCCTTGGTAGTTTTCTAGATGGGAATCAAGTACAGTGGTTGGATGCTCTGTTCTCAGAGAATGGCACTTGGAAAGAGTTTGCCTCTGAGATTGAGGAGCAGTTCCAGTTCGGCGCATAA
- a CDS encoding MFS domain-containing protein: protein MASKIDAALSDTLPDKEIEEQQRTAQDDIYIDPAAEKALLRKLDRWIVPPVMLLYLLSFLDRVNIGNARLYGMEEDLGLTGDQYQIAVSVLFVTYILSELPSNLVIKKFTPSRWIAFITTAWGIVATLTGIVQDYKSLVACRVILGALEGGLFPGLTIYLTMFYTKREYALRIGYLFVSAAIAGSMGGLLAYGIGHMDGVVGLRGWRWIIILEGIPTVILGISIWFWLADTPDSAHYLTINERELIDLRMRQQIGHTKSSDQMHKEDVYAGLKDWKIWLFCIGQFGGDVILYGYSTFLPTIIRGLGDWSTAQVQALTIPCYALGAISYIIVAWLSDRSQRRAVFTVIFGLVCTTGYAVLVSTAPGGVKYFGCLLAAMGLYVVVGLPLAWLPSNNPRYGKRTVATGLQLTIGNSAGIPAPFLYKTHEGPRFVKGHAVSMALIAMSSVIYLSFWAFFRHQNKRKMAGKEDHRIQGLTEEEAEELGEHNPRFHYTY, encoded by the exons ATGGCTTCAAAGATCGATGCAGCACTTTCCGACACGCTCCCTGACAAGGAAATCGAGGAGCAGCAACGCACCGCTCAAGATGACATCTACATCGACCCAGCAGCCGAAAAGGCTCTCCTCCGCAAACTCGACAGATGGATTGTTCCTCCCGTCATGCTTCTCTACCTTCTCAGCTTCCTAGATCGCGTCAACATTGGCAACGCTCGACTTTACGGTATGGAAGAAGACCTCGGTCTCACCGGCGACCAGTACCAGATCGCAGTCTCGGTGCTATTCGTCACGTACATTCTGTCAGAGCTGCCTTCCAACTTGGTCATTAAAAAATTCACTCCGTCGCGCTGGATCGCGTTCATCACGACTGCTTGGGGAATTGTCGCAACTTTGACGGGCATCGTGCAGGACTACAAGAGCCTGGTGGCCTGTCGCGTGATCCTCGGTGCCCTCGAAGGTGGTCTATTCCCCGGTCTGACCATTTACCTCACCATGTTCTACACAAAGCGCGAGTACGCCCTCCGAATCGGCTACCTCTTCGTGTCAGCTGCCATTGCCGGTTCCATGGGTGGACTCCTCGCTTATGGCATCGGCCACATGGATGGCGTTGTTGGGCTACGCGGTTGGCGATGGATCATCATCCTTGAAGGCATTCCCACCGTAATCCTGGGCATCTCAATCTGGTTCTGGTTGGCCGACACGCCTGATTCGGCTCACTACTTGACCATCAACGAACGCGAGCTCATCGATCTGCGCATGCGACAGCAGATTGGACACACCAAGTCGTCAGACCAGATGCACAAGGAGGATGTGTATGCGGGCCTCAAGGACTGGAAGATCTGGCTGTTCTGCATTGGTCAGTTTGGCGGAGATGTTATTCTCTACGGCTACTCGACTTTCTTGCCTACTATTATCCGAGGCCTTGGTGATTGGAGCACCGCGCAGGTCCAGGCTCTTACGATCCCTTGCTATGCACTGGGAGCCATCAGCTACATCATTGTGGCCTGGCTCTCTGACCGCAGTCAACGCCGTGCAGTCTTTACTGTGATTTTCGGCCTTGTCTGTACCACTGGATATGCTGTTTTGGTTAGCACAGCTCCGGGAGGTGTCAAGTATTTTGGCTGCCTCCTCGCGGCCATGGGCTTGTACGTGGTCGTTGGACTTCCCCTCGCTTGGCTCCCAAGCAACAACCCTCGATATGGAAAGCGTACGGTCGCAACCGGTCTTCAGCTGACCATCGGAAACTCTGCCGGTATCCCGGCCCCATTT TTGTACAAAACCCATGAAGGCCCTCGTTTCGTCAAGGGACACGCAGtctccatggccttgattGCCATGTCTTCGGTTATCTATCTATCATTCTGGGCCTTTTTCCGCCACCAGAACAAGCGAAAGATGGCTGGTAAGGAGGATCACAGGATCCAAGGTCTtactgaggaggaggccgaggagttGGGAGAGCACAACCCCCGGTTCCACTACACATACTAA
- a CDS encoding RING-type domain-containing protein, which translates to MSTKLRRSFSEVFRGKKASRSTISLAPVSEFPEIDHREPRRVSNAYEDVASFAPSIHEEAQFETHLQDAVVESLRDRIKTLDQERNQQAAKAGRLEHQLLAKDQDLQDMRQLLDRDRGRCRQLNDKIARLRQEKGQLEHQHAQQLQEQEARLAEEKSLIKNYAEQLKEYQVSYIRMSEAQGQLQERVGELEAENRALLQPTDDAPATMQQERIMLKNKVRALETELAHEKAECDEGRRALFEMHQRKSAVDAENRDMAEKLAMQVQEMEDIKVMLDQQMAEVEQERHRHEVQMEEVARVPWSNPTPRIILVNNMFSQGFQNAAAPGNAPNAAPFLQSCSLAMLTNNLLDIKLDTQQARRLAENISTADLKILPCDLCQLPKFANKSNNPRVRVNEFASASQPTACCSKFICTECYLNSITESLTNDWWSNLGRGSWLTCPAPNCDHGLRLTHRGALANLLRQLGDKDSDNKMAMYDRILIFRAALAKLNPQPSDEALKIAARMHSQLAVVGRMYSLFDPAFNNTEPDEDGRIPPFNPGNIKMIRVDHEGGSILVPLFIRFIRRQRTPKECAVCTDEFFDVDFASVEEWLDLCAGFHGEWMWKILLFPVKLRIGCSHEIDFCTGCLEQHLKTQLEQYGRNRCDQLACPSDGCARRLDYDEVRLYAEPETFELYDRYLHLNAISKLENFRWCLRQGCPNGQLYDDGDEIDPHIHCQECAFEMCYKHMIPWHEGLSCEEFESARDHGDPQYQQTQDWIANNTKPCPNCNQNIQKGEACFHMTCSNCHHEFCWICLADWAQITPRPGEHNPEAHGQDCIFRTNGLTPSQLFGRTVEEALAPRRRR; encoded by the exons ATGTCTACCAAGTTGAGACGGAGCTTCTCCGAGGTCTTTCGGGGCAAGAAGGCCTCGAGATCGACCATCAGCCTCGCCCCGGTCTCCGAGTTTCCCGAAATCGACCATCGGGAGCCTCGTCGCGTTTCGAATGCCTATGAAGATGTCGCATCCTTCGCCCCGTCGATCCATGAAGAGGCTCAGTTCGAGActcatctccaagatgcTGTCGTCGAGTCTCTTCGCGATCGGATCAAGACTCTCGACCAGGAGCGAAACCAACAGGCTGCAAAGGCAGGGCGTCTAGAGCATCAGCTTCTGGCGAAGGATCAGGATCTTCAGGACATGCGACAACTTCTCGACCGGGACAGAGGAAGATGTCGACAACTGAATGACAAGATTGCTCGCTTGAGGCAAGAGAAGGGACAGCTAGAACACCAACATGCACAACAACTACAAGAACAGGAAGCTCGtctggctgaggagaagtCACTGATAAAGAATTATGCTGAGCAGTTGAAGGAGTACCAAGTGTCTTACATCAGAATGTCCGAAGCCCAGGGTCAACTACAAGAGAGAGTCGGCGAACTCGAGGCCGAAAACCGCGCCCTGCTACAACCCACTGACGATGCCCCCGCCACGATGCAGCAAGAAAGGATAATGctcaagaacaaggtcaGGGCTCTGGAAACTGAGCTGGCACATGAAAAGGCAGAGTGCGATGAGGGAAGAAGGGCACTTTTCGAAATGCACCAACGAAAGAGCGCAGTCGATGCGGAAAACAGGGACATGGCTGAGAAATTGGCGATGCAGGTTCAAGAAATGGAGGATATAAAGGTGATGCTTGATCAACAGATGGCTGAAGTTGAGCAGGAGCGGCATAGGCATGAGGTTCAGATGGAAGAAGTGGCCAGGGTTCCTTGGAGTAACCCGACACCTCGGATAATCCTGGTTAACAACATGTTCTCCCAAGGTTTCCAGAACGCGGCAGCTCCTGGAAATGCACCGAACGCGGCTCCGTTCTTGCAGTCGTGTTCCCTGGCCATGCTGAccaacaacctcctcgacatcaaACTCGACACTCAACAAGCGCGTCGGCTAGCCGAAAACATTTCGACAGCAGATCTCAAGATCCTTCCTTGTGACTTGTGTCAGCTGCCCAAGTTTGCAAACAAGTCCAACAACCCGCGAGTCCGCGTCAACGAGTTTGCGAGCGCATCGCAGCCGACTGCTTGCTGCTCCAAGTTCATATGCACTGAGTGTTACTTGAACTCTATCACGGAATCTCTCACCAATGACTGGTGGAGTAACTTGGGGAGAGGAAGTTGGTTGACTTGCCCGGCGCCGAACTGCGACCATGGTCTGCGTCTCACTCATCGGGGAGCCCTTGCGAACCTGCTGCGGCAGCTGGGTGACAAGGACTCTGATAACAAGATGGCCAT GTACGATCgtatcctcatcttccgagCTGCTCTCGCCAAGTTAAATCCTCAGCCAAGTGATGAGGCGCTGAAGATTGCAGCCAGAATGCACAGCCAACTAGCCGTAGTAGGCCGAATGTATTCGCTCTTTGACCCAGCCTTCAACAACACCGAACctgatgaagatggccgtATCCCTCCTTTCAATCCTGGAAACATCAAGATGATCCGCGTCGATCACGAAGGTGGCAGCATCCTAGTGCCACTGTTTATCCGGTTTATCCGACGACAACGAACGCCAAAGGAATGTGCAGTCTGTACTGACGAATTCTTTGATGTCGACTTTGCTTCCGTGGAAGAGTGGCTAGACCTGTGTGCCGGTTTCCACGGCGAGTGGATGTGGAAGATTCTCCTGTTCCCAGTGAAGCTTAGGATAGGGTGTAGCCATGAAATCGACTTTTGCACAGGCTGTCTAGAGCAACATCTCAAGACGCAGCTTGAGCAGTATGGACGGAACAGATGTGATCAGCTCGCTTGTCCGTCTGATGGTTGTGCTCGACGGCTTGACTACGACGAAGTTCGACTCTATGCCGAACCGGAAACCTTTGAGCT GTATGACCGCTACCTTCACCTCAATGCAATAAGCAAGCTCGAAAACTTCCGATGGTGTCTCCGCCAAGGCTGCCCCAACGGCCAGCTCTACGACGACGGTGATGAGATTGACCCTCATATTCACTGCCAAGAGTGTGCCTTTGAAATGTGTTACAAACACATGATTCCTTGGCATGAGGGTCTCAGCTGTGAGGAGTTTGAGAGTGCAAGAGATCACGGTGATCCACAGTACCAGCAGACGCAAGACTGGAttgccaacaacaccaagccgTGTCCAAACTGTAACCAGAACATCCAAAAGGGCGAGGCCTGTTTCCACATGACGT GCTCCAACTGTCACCATGAGTTCTGTTGGATATGCCTCGCAGACTGGGCCCAGATCACGCCCCGTCCGGGAGAACACAATCCGGAGGCGCATGGGCAGGACTGCATCTTTCGCACCAATGGATTAACGCCAAGTCAGCTTTTTGGAAGAACAGTGGAGGAGGCGTTGGCGccccgacgacgaagatga